The DNA sequence GCGGCGCGCAGCAGAACCGACCGGTAGGCGGCTGCGGGACCAGGTCAGAGCACCAGCCGGCCGTCCCGCCACGCCTGGGCCTCCTGCTCGGTGCCGGTCCGGCCGTACATGGCGGCCATCAGCAGCACCAGGCCGACGACCATCACGACCAGGCAGGTGCTCACCGTGAAGTTGAGGAAGTTGGCGTCGGTGCGCAGCACCGCCAACTCGGCCAGGCTCAACGCCATCAGGCCGTACGCCAGCACCTTGTTGATCGCCGTGTCGATGTTGCGGCCGAGCCCCACGCCGGCCAGTACGGCCACGCCCAGCACCAGACACAGCCCGGAGAAGCCGAGGTTGGCGCCCTGACCGAGCACCCGGCTGTCGTTCTGCGCGAAGAGGGCGTCGCCGCTGGTGACGATGATCCCGACGACACCGAAGATCACCAGGTAGAGGCCGGTCAGCGCGGCGACCGCCCGGTAGATCGGCCGGGCGGGGTGGTTGACGGGGGTGTGCATGGGGTCTGCTCCAACGCCGACGGGGGGTGGTCGCCGACGATTGTCGCTCATCGCCCGCGACCAGCGGGGGGTGGCCCCGGCCGGCGCGACCCGGCTCACCAACCGGCCTGGCTCACCTGACCCCCTAGCTCACCTGCTCGGCCAGGGCGAGCCACTCCTCCTCGGTACGGCTGCGCTGCGCCTGCACCTCACGCAGTCGGGCGTCCAGCTCGGCGAGCCGGGTGAAGTCGGTGGCATGCCGGGCCAGTTCCTCGTGCAGCGCCGCCTCCTGCTGCTCCAGCTTGCCGACCTGGCGCTCCAGCCGGGCCAGCTCCTTGCGGGCCGCCCGCAGGTCACCGGCGGACAGCCCGCCACCGGCGGCGTCACCCGCCGGCCGGTCGCCGGTCGCCGCCGGGCCGACCGTACCCGAACCAGCCGACCGAGCCGCCCCGGAGCCGGCACCGGCGGCCCGCGCCGCCCCGGCACCAGCGGCACCGCCGGCCCGGGCCAGGTACTCGTCGACCCCGCCCGGCAGGTGCACCAGCCGGCCGTCGCCGAACATGCCGTACGCCTCGTCGGTGACCCGCTCGATCAGGTACCGGTCGTGGCTGGCCACGATCAGCGTGCCCGGCCACGAGTCGAGCAGGTCCTCCAGCGCCGCCAGGGTGTCGGTGTCCAGGTCGTTGGTGGGCTCGTCGAGCAGCAGCACGTTCGGCTCGTTGGCCAGCAGTCGCAGCAGCTGCAGCCGACGACGCTCGCCACCGGACAGATCACCGACCGGGGTCCACAGCCGCCGGTCGGTGAAGCCGAACATCTCCGCGAACTGAGTGGCGGCCAGCTCCCGGTCGCCGAACACCACCCGGCGGGCGACCTCCTCCACCGCCTCCAGCACCCGCAGCTCACCGGGGAGTTCAGCCAACTCCTGGGACAGGAACGCCGGCCGGACCGTCGCCCCGGTGACCACCCGGCCCTGCTGCGGGGCGCGGACTCCGGCCAGCAGCCGCAGCAGCGTGGTCTTGCCGGCACCGTTGGCACCGACGATCGCGATCCGGTCCCCCGGACCGATCTGCCAGGTCAGGCCGTCGAGGATCAGCTTCTCCCCGGCGTACGCGGTGACCTCGTCCAGCTCGTAGACCTGCTTGCCGAGCCGGGCGGTGGCCAGTCGGTGCAGTGACACGGTGTCGCGCGGCGGCGGCACGTCGGCGATCAGCGCGTTCGCCGCCTCGATCCGGAACCGCGGCTTGGAGGTACGGGCCGGCGGGCCACGGCGCAGCCAGGCGATCTCCTTGCGGAGCAGGTTCTGCCGGCGGGCCTCGGTGGCCGCCGCGACCCGCTCCCGTTCGGCGCGGGCCAGCGTCCAGGCGGCGAACCCGCCCTCGTAGGCGCGGACCGTCTGGTCGGCGACCTCCCAGGTGTCGGTGCAGACCTCGTCGAGGAACCACCGGTCGTGGGTGACCACCACCAGCGCGCCCCGGCGACGCTGCACCAGGTACGCGGCGAGCCAGGCCACCCCGGCCACGTCCAGATGGTTGGTCGGCTCGTCCAGGATCAGCAGCTCAGCCGGGCGGATCAGCAACGCGGCCAGGGCGATCCGGCGCCGCTCGCCGCCGGACATCGGCCCGACCGGCTGGTCCAGACCGAGGTGTGGCATGCCAAGACCGTCCAGGACGGTACGCACCCCGGCGTCGCCGGCCCACTCGTGCTCGGCGCCGAACCCCTCGGCCAGCCACGCGGTGCCGAGCACCACGTCCCGTACGGTGGCGTCACCGGCCAGGTCGAGCGTCTGGGGCAGCGCGGCGACCCGCAGGTCCCGGCGGTGGGTGACCCGCCCGGCGTCGGGTTCCTCGGCCTTGGTGAGCAGCCGCAGCAGAGTCGATTTGCCGGCGCCGTTGAGACCGACGACGCCGATCCGGTCGCTGTCGTCCAGGCCGAGGGAGACTTCGGTGAGCAGCTGCCCGGCGGCGCCGTAGCCCTTGGACACCCGGTCCAGATTGACGATGTTCACCATCAGACCAGCCTGGCACCGGCGACGGCGCCGTGCGCCAGGTGCACGTCACGGCAGACCCCGGCGTCGTCGAGCGCGGCCGCGACGGTGCCCGCGACAGCCGCGTCCGCCGCCAGGAAGACGCAGGTCGGGCCGGACCCGGAGACCATACCGGCCAACGCCCCGGCGGCCACCCCGGTGTCCAGCACCTGCTTGATCGCCGGACGCATGGACAGCGCGGCCGGCTCGAGGTCGTTGCCGAGCGCGCCGGCCAGCACCTGCGGATCCCGCTGGCGCAGCGCGGCCAGCAGCTCGTCGGCGGCGCCGACCGGCGGCGGCGCCGCACCAGCCGCCCGCAGCCGGTCCAGCTCGGCGTACACCTGGGGAGTGGACAGGCCGCCGTCGGCCACCGCGACGACCCAGTGCCAGGTGGTGGGTCGGGCCAGTACCGGGCTGATCGCCTCGCCCCGGCCGGTGCCCAGCGCGGTGCCGCCGTGCAGCAGGAACGGCACGTCCGAGCCGAGGCCGGCGGCCAGCCCGGCCAGGTCGTCACGGGACAGTCCGGTCCCCCACAGTTCGTCGCAGGCGACCAGCGCGGCGGCGGCGTCCGCGCTGCCGCCGGCCAGGCCGGCGGCGAGTGGGATCTGCTTGCGCAGGTGCAGTCGGGCGTGCGCGGGGACCCGGGCGTGCGCGGCCAGCGCCCGTGCGGCGCGCAGCACCAGGTTGGAGTCGTCCAGTGCCAGCTCGCCGGTGCCCTCACCGTCCATGGTCAGGATCAGGGTGTCGGCCCGCCGGGCGGTCAGCTCGTCGTAGAGCGCGATCGCGTGGTAGACGGTGCTCACCTCGTGGTAGCCGTCGGGCCGTAGCGGGCCGACGGCCAACCGCAGGTTGATCTTGGCTGGCACCCGTACCTTGACCGAGCTGCGCGCGCCGCGACGGAAAACCTCGTCCTCGTCGCCCGGCCGCCACGCCTCGGTCACCGGGAAATACCCCGGCTGAGGTGGGCCGCGCGGGTACCTCTCGTCACGATCACGGCCGCCAGCCTACTCGGCCACCGTTTCGGCCAGCGGCGCCGCCGCAGCGATCGCCGCGAACTGGGCCACGGTCAACGCCTCGCCCCGCGCCCCCGGGTCGACCCCGGCCTTGGCCAGCACCGCCGCCGCCCGGTCCGCGCCGCCGGCCCAGCCGGCCAGCGCCGCCCGCAGCGTTTTGCGGCGCTGCGCGAACGCGGCGTCCACCACGGCGAAGACCTGCCGCCGGAACTCGTCCACCGGCTGACCCGCCCGCACCGCCGGTGGCTCCCGCCGGGTGAACGCGACCAGCCCGGAATCGACGTTGGGCACCGGCCAGAACACGCTCGGCGGCACCCGACCGGCGGTGCGGGCGGCGGCATACCAGGCCAGCTTCACCGACGGTACGCCGTACGTGCGCGAGCCCGGACCGGCGACCAGCCGGTCGGCCACCTCCTTCTGCACCATCACCAGCCCCTGCCGCAGGCTGGGCAGCTCGGCGAGCAGGTGCAGCACCACCGGCACCGCCACGTTGTACGGCAGGTTGGCCACCAGCGCGGTCGGCTCCGGCCCACCGAGCCCGGCGGCGGTGATCCGCAGCGCGTCGGCGGTGTGCACGGTCAACCGGGCGAGGTCACCGCCGCAGCCG is a window from the Solwaraspora sp. WMMD792 genome containing:
- a CDS encoding DUF4383 domain-containing protein — translated: MHTPVNHPARPIYRAVAALTGLYLVIFGVVGIIVTSGDALFAQNDSRVLGQGANLGFSGLCLVLGVAVLAGVGLGRNIDTAINKVLAYGLMALSLAELAVLRTDANFLNFTVSTCLVVMVVGLVLLMAAMYGRTGTEQEAQAWRDGRLVL
- a CDS encoding ABC-F family ATP-binding cassette domain-containing protein, which encodes MVNIVNLDRVSKGYGAAGQLLTEVSLGLDDSDRIGVVGLNGAGKSTLLRLLTKAEEPDAGRVTHRRDLRVAALPQTLDLAGDATVRDVVLGTAWLAEGFGAEHEWAGDAGVRTVLDGLGMPHLGLDQPVGPMSGGERRRIALAALLIRPAELLILDEPTNHLDVAGVAWLAAYLVQRRRGALVVVTHDRWFLDEVCTDTWEVADQTVRAYEGGFAAWTLARAERERVAAATEARRQNLLRKEIAWLRRGPPARTSKPRFRIEAANALIADVPPPRDTVSLHRLATARLGKQVYELDEVTAYAGEKLILDGLTWQIGPGDRIAIVGANGAGKTTLLRLLAGVRAPQQGRVVTGATVRPAFLSQELAELPGELRVLEAVEEVARRVVFGDRELAATQFAEMFGFTDRRLWTPVGDLSGGERRRLQLLRLLANEPNVLLLDEPTNDLDTDTLAALEDLLDSWPGTLIVASHDRYLIERVTDEAYGMFGDGRLVHLPGGVDEYLARAGGAAGAGAARAAGAGSGAARSAGSGTVGPAATGDRPAGDAAGGGLSAGDLRAARKELARLERQVGKLEQQEAALHEELARHATDFTRLAELDARLREVQAQRSRTEEEWLALAEQVS
- a CDS encoding 4-(cytidine 5'-diphospho)-2-C-methyl-D-erythritol kinase, which codes for MTEAWRPGDEDEVFRRGARSSVKVRVPAKINLRLAVGPLRPDGYHEVSTVYHAIALYDELTARRADTLILTMDGEGTGELALDDSNLVLRAARALAAHARVPAHARLHLRKQIPLAAGLAGGSADAAAALVACDELWGTGLSRDDLAGLAAGLGSDVPFLLHGGTALGTGRGEAISPVLARPTTWHWVVAVADGGLSTPQVYAELDRLRAAGAAPPPVGAADELLAALRQRDPQVLAGALGNDLEPAALSMRPAIKQVLDTGVAAGALAGMVSGSGPTCVFLAADAAVAGTVAAALDDAGVCRDVHLAHGAVAGARLV
- the rsmA gene encoding 16S rRNA (adenine(1518)-N(6)/adenine(1519)-N(6))-dimethyltransferase RsmA — encoded protein: MTELLGPAQIRELAGRLAVAPTKRLGQNFVHDPNTVRRIVSAADLPADSVVLEVGPGLGSLTLGLLDQVRHLHAVEIDPVLAGALPPTVAGCGGDLARLTVHTADALRITAAGLGGPEPTALVANLPYNVAVPVVLHLLAELPSLRQGLVMVQKEVADRLVAGPGSRTYGVPSVKLAWYAAARTAGRVPPSVFWPVPNVDSGLVAFTRREPPAVRAGQPVDEFRRQVFAVVDAAFAQRRKTLRAALAGWAGGADRAAAVLAKAGVDPGARGEALTVAQFAAIAAAAPLAETVAE